TCGTATGCGACTTGCCGATTCCCGAGCGTTTCAGCAAGGCTCTGACGCGGACTGTCAGCTCCAGCGGATCGAAGGGCTTGGTCAGATAATCATCGGTTCCCAGCTCGAAGCCCTTCACCTTCTCCCAGGTCTCCCCCTTTGCCGTCAGCATTAACAGCGGCAGCTCCGGGTCCGCTCTGCGGAGCTCCTTGCATAGCGCCCAGCCGTCCATCACCGGCATCATAATATCCAGGATGACCAGATCCACATGCGTTCTGGCATAGACCGAGAGCGCCTCTTGGCCGTCTGCCGCTTCAGCGGTATCGAATCCGTCATTGCGCAGAAATAGGCAGACAAGCTCGCGGATATTCGCATCGTCGTCTGCAACAAGTATAGTAGGCATCTATTCCCTCTTTTCGTATGATCCGGCCTTATAAATATTTCTATCTTTCCTCTAGCATCACCCTGCTGCTTAGCCGGTATGCACCATTACCAGCATCCACTCCGGCCTGGCGCTCCGGCTAGGTCCCGAAGCGCTGCCGGTAGCCGCATTTGCGGCACAACTCCTCAACAGCTTCCCGCCGCGAGAAGCCGTAGAACAGATTATTCGCCCGTTCCCCCTCGACAATCTCGGAGAACGGCTGCTCATGAATATTGCCAAGGTTGATCACCCCTTCGCCATCCAGACAGCACGGCACAACAGTGCCGTCTACCAGGACCGCAGCCTGGCTGCGCAGCGCATGGCAGAAGCCCTTTCCGTCATCCTCCGGCTCATGCAGCGCCGGCCATCTGAACTCGTGGTCCTGGTTCAGGTACACGCGCGGGGCAATCTTCACGCCGCTTCCGGGAACCACTTTCTCCTCAATCCTATAGTCGAGGCCAAAAGCCTCCTCCAGCAGGGCCAGCGTCTCCCGGTTGCGTTCCTTCTCCAGATTCGTCCGGTTGTCCTCCGTCAGATTCCAGAGCCGGAACGAGACAATAACGCCCTGAGCTGAGATCTCCCGGACGAACTGGATGATCTCTGTGAGATAACCTTCGCGGTTCTCCGAGCCTGCATGGCCGTCGAAGCTGTGCAGCGAGAAGTTCATCTGCCGCAGCGCCGGCTTGCCAAGCAGCTTCGGCCCTGCCTTACGGATCAAAGTACCGTTGGTCGTAATATTGACCTTGAAGCCCTTGGCATGCGCGGCATCCAGCAGCTCGCCCAGCTTCGGATGCAGCAGCGGTTCGCCTTTGACATGCAGATAGATATGATTGCTGTACGGTTTGATCTCATCAAGAATGGTAACAAACGTCTCCAGCTTCATGAAATTCTTCTGCCGCTCCGTGGGCGGACAGAAGCTGCAGGCCAGGTTGCAGACGCTTGTGATCTCGATGTATACCTTTTTGAACGTCTTCAAGTTCCGCTCCCCATTTCAATATATATTGCAGGCCAGACTGCCCGTTATGCTAGAGATCCGAAGTGTAACGAAGGCCGATCTGGGCTCTCGCCTCTTCCATCAGCTCTGCTACCGCGAGGGAATTGGCATGGCTGTTGGTCGCGCTCTCCCGCTGCCCGCTCTTCAGCAGATGAATGAACTCCTCAACCTCATAGTACATTGCCTCATACACCTGCGGGAGCGTAAGCTCCTCGACGGTTCCGTCGCGGTAGTGGATTTTGACCTGATAGGGCTGGTTAATCTTGTCGATAACCATTGTTGCGTTCTCTCCCTGAATCTCGGCAGGCAGGTAGGAGTCCGCAATCTTGGAATGCATAATGACCGCCCCCATGTCGGGGTAGCGCATCACCATGCTGCCTTCGCCGTCCACACCCGAAGCGAGCATCAGGCCTGCCGCCTTCACTGTATCCGGCTTGCCGAACAAGACCACCATCGGATACAGGCAGTAGATGC
The window above is part of the Paenibacillus sp. FSL H8-0048 genome. Proteins encoded here:
- a CDS encoding response regulator transcription factor; translated protein: MPTILVADDDANIRELVCLFLRNDGFDTAEAADGQEALSVYARTHVDLVILDIMMPVMDGWALCKELRRADPELPLLMLTAKGETWEKVKGFELGTDDYLTKPFDPLELTVRVRALLKRSGIGKSHTIRIGEVTLDRQTYKVMNGTEALSLPLKEFELLYKLAGTPGQVYTREQLIDQIWGIDYAGDDRTIDVHIKRLRERFAASPDFRIETVRGLGYRLEVTE
- a CDS encoding radical SAM/SPASM domain-containing protein gives rise to the protein MKTFKKVYIEITSVCNLACSFCPPTERQKNFMKLETFVTILDEIKPYSNHIYLHVKGEPLLHPKLGELLDAAHAKGFKVNITTNGTLIRKAGPKLLGKPALRQMNFSLHSFDGHAGSENREGYLTEIIQFVREISAQGVIVSFRLWNLTEDNRTNLEKERNRETLALLEEAFGLDYRIEEKVVPGSGVKIAPRVYLNQDHEFRWPALHEPEDDGKGFCHALRSQAAVLVDGTVVPCCLDGEGVINLGNIHEQPFSEIVEGERANNLFYGFSRREAVEELCRKCGYRQRFGT